Proteins encoded in a region of the Zunongwangia endophytica genome:
- a CDS encoding endo-1,4-beta-xylanase, protein MKYLDRLLFCGGLFALVSSCADPDPLEFNVQKPEGIEAQEKINEYAPLKSYLDSTSNSNFKLGGAVSISDYINKGLMYRLINRNFDEFTVGYGMKHGAIVQADGSMALSQLKELITAAKEAGTSIYGHTLTWHANQNASYLNSLLQPLIIESPSIPNDLNKTGLIDSTFTGFSTNPENALTIIENEGIGEGSHAIKLTAPSTATEPEDLRFSTSQIPIVEGHEYEVIFYIKSDKQGEGRISFEGLNENLPLIDYTGEGTSTETFQTDFSWKEVRFRVSDFVGESFSLNFDLGYQPGVTYYIDINNLYIYDTQGDPIVSNLVENGDFETGTGWGGWGNGSSRGVTEDGLGFGNEGSAFFVTNPTLADYYLVQSVYEFSENLDNAETYTLSFWVKGDAEGIIRPELQSPDYSADSFGQITVNQDWKRVELETTVTADDRGRLLFSYGEFAGTVYIDNVSLVSASGGGGSTTILNREPAVKQAIIEEELERWISTMVTTASYIDAWDVVNEPMDDGNPYELKSRENDSDITSDEFYWQDYLGKDYAVKAFKLARQYGKPEDLLFINDYNLEYNLDKTKGLIEYVEYIESNGATVDGIGTQMHISIDSERSNIAEMFQLLAETGKLIKVSELDVKTNVSEPTADVLQQQAEMYRYVVEAYKEHVPHSQRYGITIWGISDSGEDASWLPGEFQGLWDENFNRKPAYKSFAEALEEL, encoded by the coding sequence ATGAAATATTTAGATCGTTTACTTTTTTGTGGTGGATTGTTTGCTCTGGTTTCTTCCTGCGCAGATCCAGATCCATTAGAATTTAATGTTCAAAAACCTGAAGGCATAGAGGCCCAGGAAAAAATTAATGAATATGCACCTCTAAAAAGCTATTTAGATAGTACTTCTAACTCAAATTTCAAATTAGGAGGGGCTGTTTCAATTTCCGACTATATTAATAAAGGATTGATGTATAGGTTGATCAATAGAAATTTTGATGAATTTACTGTGGGTTACGGTATGAAGCATGGCGCAATTGTACAGGCAGATGGTTCTATGGCACTTTCTCAGCTTAAAGAGCTTATTACAGCTGCAAAAGAAGCAGGTACTTCTATTTACGGCCATACCCTCACCTGGCATGCCAATCAAAATGCTAGTTATTTAAATAGTTTGCTTCAACCACTAATTATTGAATCACCATCCATTCCCAATGATTTAAATAAAACAGGATTAATAGATAGCACTTTTACAGGTTTTTCAACTAATCCTGAAAATGCTTTAACAATTATTGAAAATGAAGGAATAGGAGAAGGTAGTCACGCTATTAAATTAACGGCACCTTCAACCGCAACCGAACCCGAAGATCTTCGATTTTCTACTTCGCAAATACCAATAGTAGAAGGTCACGAGTATGAAGTTATCTTTTATATAAAGTCAGATAAGCAGGGAGAAGGACGGATATCTTTTGAAGGCTTAAATGAAAATTTACCACTGATAGATTATACAGGAGAAGGAACCAGTACAGAAACGTTCCAAACCGATTTTTCTTGGAAAGAAGTTAGATTTAGGGTAAGTGATTTCGTAGGAGAATCTTTCAGCTTAAATTTTGATTTAGGCTATCAGCCTGGAGTAACTTATTACATAGATATTAATAACCTATACATTTATGATACGCAGGGAGATCCAATAGTAAGTAATCTTGTAGAAAATGGAGATTTTGAAACCGGCACCGGTTGGGGAGGCTGGGGAAATGGTTCATCGAGAGGAGTAACCGAAGATGGACTTGGTTTTGGAAATGAAGGAAGCGCTTTTTTCGTTACTAATCCAACGCTTGCAGATTACTATTTAGTGCAATCAGTTTATGAATTTTCAGAAAATTTAGATAATGCCGAAACTTATACGCTTAGTTTTTGGGTAAAGGGTGATGCAGAAGGTATCATTAGACCAGAATTGCAGAGTCCCGATTATAGTGCTGACAGTTTTGGTCAAATCACAGTAAATCAGGATTGGAAAAGAGTGGAATTAGAAACCACAGTTACTGCTGATGATCGTGGTCGGCTACTCTTTAGTTATGGAGAATTTGCAGGTACGGTTTATATAGATAATGTTAGTCTTGTTAGTGCTTCTGGAGGTGGTGGTTCTACTACTATTTTAAATAGAGAACCGGCCGTAAAACAAGCTATTATTGAAGAAGAATTAGAACGTTGGATTTCTACAATGGTAACTACCGCTTCCTATATAGATGCTTGGGATGTGGTAAACGAACCGATGGACGATGGGAACCCATACGAATTAAAAAGTAGAGAAAACGATTCAGATATTACTAGTGACGAATTCTATTGGCAAGATTATCTTGGTAAAGATTATGCTGTTAAAGCTTTTAAACTAGCTAGACAATATGGGAAACCCGAAGATCTCTTATTTATAAATGATTATAATCTGGAATATAATTTAGATAAGACCAAAGGACTTATTGAATATGTAGAATACATAGAAAGCAATGGTGCCACAGTAGATGGTATTGGTACACAGATGCATATAAGCATAGATTCTGAAAGAAGTAATATAGCTGAAATGTTTCAGCTTCTTGCTGAAACCGGTAAACTCATAAAAGTTTCCGAGTTGGATGTTAAAACCAACGTTTCTGAACCAACAGCTGACGTTTTGCAACAGCAAGCCGAGATGTATAGATATGTTGTAGAGGCTTACAAAGAACATGTTCCACATTCTCAAAGATATGGAATAACCATCTGGGGAATATCTGATAGTGGCGAAGATGCAAGTTGGTTGCCGGGAGAATTTCAGGGTTTGTGGGATGAGAATTTTAATCGAAAGCCCGCTTATAAAAGTTTTGCTGAAGCTCTGGAAGAATTATAA
- a CDS encoding DUF5627 domain-containing protein, with the protein MKNKIYVVAVIIFSMLTSCENNSWEFDDYEFQTVYFAYQYPVRTITLGEDIFDTSLDNEGKAKIMATTGGTYDNDQDVFIDIVVNNSLTDGLIFDDNNMPIQAMPESYYTLESNEIIIPKGELTGGVEFQLTDAFFEDTLAIGRNYVIPVQMTNVVSADSILSGIPLATNPRRPLPQDWDVLPKDFILYAVKYVNPWHGNYLRRGVDIIEGTAGNENLDETVNRREEYVVDDEVVSLETNALDQVLLDLVFRNSDGYEVNCTLILSFDDSGNCTVSAASDDYTASGSGKFIKDGEENSWGGKDRDALYLDYEVNLDEVNVSTIDTLVLRDRGVTMETFSPILE; encoded by the coding sequence ATGAAAAACAAAATATATGTAGTGGCCGTAATTATTTTCTCAATGCTTACTTCCTGTGAAAATAATAGTTGGGAGTTTGATGATTATGAATTTCAGACGGTTTATTTTGCTTACCAATATCCAGTTAGGACAATTACTCTTGGAGAAGATATTTTTGATACCTCATTGGATAATGAAGGTAAAGCGAAAATCATGGCGACTACGGGAGGTACTTATGATAATGATCAGGATGTCTTTATAGATATCGTTGTCAATAATTCATTAACTGATGGTCTTATATTTGATGATAATAATATGCCTATTCAAGCTATGCCAGAGAGTTATTATACTTTAGAATCTAATGAAATTATAATTCCAAAAGGAGAACTTACAGGTGGGGTGGAATTTCAGTTAACCGATGCATTTTTCGAGGATACTCTTGCTATTGGTAGAAATTATGTTATACCAGTTCAAATGACCAATGTTGTTAGTGCAGATTCTATTCTTTCTGGCATTCCGCTCGCAACAAATCCAAGAAGACCATTGCCACAAGACTGGGATGTATTACCTAAAGACTTTATTTTATATGCAGTAAAGTATGTAAACCCCTGGCATGGTAATTACTTAAGACGGGGAGTGGATATAATAGAAGGAACTGCGGGTAATGAAAATCTGGATGAGACAGTAAATAGGCGAGAGGAATATGTAGTAGATGACGAAGTAGTTTCTTTAGAAACTAATGCTCTGGATCAAGTACTATTGGATTTAGTGTTTAGAAATAGTGATGGTTATGAAGTGAACTGTACACTTATCCTAAGTTTTGATGATTCCGGTAATTGTACCGTAAGTGCTGCATCTGATGATTATACCGCAAGTGGAAGTGGTAAATTTATAAAAGATGGAGAAGAAAATAGTTGGGGGGGGAAAGACCGTGACGCACTTTACTTAGATTATGAAGTTAATCTGGACGAAGTAAATGTTAGTACTATAGACACGCTAGTACTTAGGGATCGCGGTGTTACTATGGAAACTTTCTCTCCAATACTAGAATAA
- a CDS encoding RagB/SusD family nutrient uptake outer membrane protein yields MKSKLLLLLFIGFTIVSCDDLIEPAIENNRSLEDMYSEAEFAQGILLNGYTRLPNNNYTFSDVATDDAVSNVNDNPYREIATGQWTAQNNPFDQWQNANAAIQYLNIFLREADKVTWAEDEEVSEMFNNRLKGEAYGLRALFMYYLLRQHAGWANGELLGVPILLEPEETGSEFNQPRATFEACMQQLYADVGEAEALLPLDYETLSNLPEGYTDLADYNRVFGEYAKQRMTGRIAKTIRAKAALLAASPAYADGNSTTWTDVANYAGEVLAQNGGVDGIAENGHTWYKNDSQISSIGGGDNPPEIIWRTDVVQTSDLEQQHFPPTLFGDGQLNPSQNLVNSFPMANGYPISDPASGYDPSNPYTNRDPRLDHYVVVNQSTVGPNNSTIITAVDGTTNDALNAAETSTRTGFYLRKLLRQDVNLDPVINNTQQHYTARMRYTELYLIYAEAANEAWGPRGNGTVGFSAYDVISGIRERAGITQPDQYLETIGSDKNAMQELIRNERRLELCFEGFRFWDLRRWDSDLTVPAKGVSILNGSHETINVESRLYEEYMRYGPIPFSEVLKYDALVQNQGW; encoded by the coding sequence ATGAAAAGTAAATTACTACTTCTTTTATTTATAGGCTTTACAATTGTAAGTTGTGATGATCTTATAGAGCCTGCCATAGAAAATAACCGTAGTCTGGAAGATATGTATTCTGAGGCCGAGTTTGCCCAGGGTATTTTACTAAATGGATATACACGGCTTCCTAATAATAATTATACCTTTAGTGATGTAGCTACCGATGATGCCGTGAGCAACGTGAATGACAATCCTTACCGTGAGATTGCTACCGGACAATGGACTGCTCAAAACAATCCGTTTGATCAATGGCAAAATGCTAATGCAGCCATACAGTACCTCAATATTTTTCTGCGAGAAGCCGATAAAGTGACTTGGGCTGAAGATGAGGAAGTTAGTGAAATGTTTAATAACAGACTTAAAGGAGAGGCTTATGGGCTAAGAGCTTTATTTATGTACTATCTTTTACGCCAGCATGCAGGCTGGGCAAATGGAGAACTCTTGGGCGTTCCAATTTTATTAGAACCAGAGGAAACAGGTTCTGAATTTAACCAACCACGAGCAACTTTTGAAGCTTGCATGCAACAACTATATGCAGATGTCGGAGAAGCTGAAGCATTATTACCATTAGACTATGAAACACTTTCCAATTTGCCAGAAGGCTATACAGATTTGGCAGATTATAATAGAGTTTTTGGAGAATATGCCAAGCAAAGGATGACTGGACGTATAGCTAAAACCATAAGAGCAAAAGCTGCTTTATTGGCTGCCAGTCCTGCTTATGCCGATGGGAATAGTACTACCTGGACTGATGTTGCAAACTATGCGGGTGAGGTTCTTGCACAAAATGGTGGTGTAGATGGAATAGCTGAAAACGGTCATACCTGGTATAAAAATGATTCCCAAATAAGCAGTATTGGGGGAGGGGACAATCCACCCGAAATTATTTGGAGGACAGATGTAGTTCAAACAAGCGATTTGGAACAACAACATTTTCCGCCCACGTTATTTGGAGATGGGCAGCTAAATCCATCACAGAACCTAGTAAATTCATTTCCTATGGCTAATGGTTATCCAATTTCAGATCCTGCAAGCGGTTATGATCCGTCAAACCCTTACACAAACAGAGATCCAAGACTAGACCATTATGTAGTAGTCAATCAAAGTACAGTAGGACCAAATAATTCTACGATAATAACAGCGGTAGATGGTACTACTAATGATGCCTTAAATGCCGCAGAAACTTCTACTAGAACAGGATTTTATTTAAGAAAATTATTGAGACAGGATGTCAACTTGGATCCTGTTATTAATAATACTCAGCAGCATTATACGGCACGCATGAGGTATACTGAATTATATCTGATTTATGCGGAAGCGGCTAACGAAGCTTGGGGCCCCCGTGGTAACGGAACAGTTGGCTTTTCAGCCTACGATGTTATTTCTGGAATACGTGAACGAGCCGGGATAACGCAACCCGATCAATATTTAGAAACTATAGGTTCAGATAAAAATGCGATGCAGGAGTTAATAAGAAATGAACGCCGATTAGAACTTTGTTTTGAAGGATTCCGATTTTGGGATTTACGTCGATGGGATAGTGATTTAACAGTGCCAGCAAAAGGGGTAAGTATTCTTAATGGCAGTCATGAAACTATAAATGTTGAAAGTAGACTTTATGAAGAATATATGCGCTATGGTCCAATTCCTTTTAGTGAAGTTCTAAAATATGATGCCCTTGTCCAAAACCAGGGTTGGTAA
- a CDS encoding SusC/RagA family TonB-linked outer membrane protein has product MNYIKFKLVFCALIGFLPFAGVSQTSENIQVEATVRGKDNNPIIGASVSSADNSVFTDSVGSFSISIDLYSILKIEAPEYSAKTVIANPEVNTIKLDPLEDYKNVNVAFRKVEKRNLINGVSSVDLESLMKKNYNIATLQNMEGFANGFHGNIWGMDEYLVLIDGVPRDVGSVMPTEIEQITFLKGVSAVALYGSQAAKGVVQITTKRGEIQKQEIDVRINAGLNVPKSYPKYLGSAEYMSLYNEARANDGLSQLYDEETIYNYASGDNPYRYPDVNYYSSDYLQRTYNRYDATAQITGGNETAQYYTNLGFFTAGSLLDFGEAENNRTQRFNIRGNVDIDITDFLYATVNASAVYYNGWGVNQANDTDYWGNAASLRPNRFSPLIPTNMIEENDENSMQFVENSSFLIDGKYLLGGTQLDQTNPFAAIYAGGRTNFTNREFQFNTGIGADLGGIIKGLSFHSNFGVDYSTSYNQSYNNEYAVYQPSWTNYNGSDMISGLTQFGQDARSGVQNISDSWYRQTLSFSGQFDYETKIEEDHNISAMLIANGFQQSISQEYHRTSNANLGIYLGYDYLDKYFANFSGAFVHSAKLPEGNRQAFSPTLTFGWRLSEENFLRNSNVIDNLKLTASAGILHTDIDIQDYFLYQSIYTQTDGAWFNWRDGALSRSIDSRRGQNDDLTFAKREEINFGVEASLFDKLFQIQGSFFANRMTGGIVQASILYPNYFSTGWPNSSFIPYVNYNDDQRIGFDFRADWNQQFGNIETKLGIVGTYYETKATKRAELFEDAYQNRQGNPLDAIWGLESEGLFSNDEEIDNSASQSFGEVAPGDIKYVDQNGDGVIDNQDEVYLGKGGWYGAPFTLGVNFTAKWKNLTFFALGIGRFGAHAMKNNSYFWMDGEDKYSVIARDRWTPETSETATYPRLTTTNSNNNFRSSDFWLYSTDRFDLAKVQISYNLPKALFRKSFVEELGVYVNGANLLTISPEREILELNVGSAPQNRFYNLGLKAIF; this is encoded by the coding sequence ATGAATTATATAAAATTTAAATTAGTTTTTTGTGCACTAATTGGCTTTTTGCCTTTTGCAGGTGTTTCACAAACATCTGAGAATATACAGGTGGAAGCTACTGTTCGAGGTAAGGATAACAACCCTATAATAGGTGCTAGCGTTAGCTCAGCGGATAATAGTGTTTTTACCGATTCAGTAGGTAGTTTCTCTATTTCAATAGACTTGTATTCCATACTTAAAATAGAAGCTCCTGAATATAGCGCAAAGACGGTAATTGCTAACCCAGAAGTGAATACGATTAAACTAGATCCATTAGAGGATTATAAGAATGTAAATGTTGCTTTCCGAAAAGTCGAAAAAAGAAATTTAATAAACGGAGTTTCTTCTGTGGATCTGGAATCTTTGATGAAAAAAAATTACAATATTGCGACTTTGCAGAATATGGAAGGCTTCGCAAATGGTTTTCACGGTAACATTTGGGGAATGGATGAGTATCTAGTACTTATTGACGGAGTGCCAAGAGATGTTGGTAGTGTGATGCCCACTGAAATTGAACAAATAACTTTTTTAAAAGGAGTTTCAGCTGTGGCTTTATATGGTAGTCAAGCTGCAAAAGGGGTAGTTCAAATTACCACAAAAAGGGGAGAAATTCAGAAACAGGAAATAGACGTTAGGATAAATGCCGGATTGAATGTTCCTAAAAGTTACCCAAAATATCTTGGATCTGCAGAATACATGAGTCTTTATAATGAAGCTAGAGCTAACGATGGTTTAAGTCAACTGTATGACGAGGAAACTATTTACAACTATGCTTCTGGGGATAATCCTTATAGATATCCTGACGTTAATTATTATTCTTCAGATTACTTACAGCGAACCTATAATCGTTATGATGCTACAGCTCAAATTACCGGTGGTAATGAAACTGCTCAATATTATACTAATCTTGGTTTTTTTACTGCAGGCTCACTTCTTGATTTTGGAGAAGCTGAAAATAACAGAACTCAAAGATTTAATATTCGCGGAAATGTTGATATCGATATCACCGATTTTCTTTATGCTACTGTCAATGCATCAGCCGTTTATTATAATGGTTGGGGCGTGAATCAAGCAAATGATACCGATTACTGGGGAAATGCTGCAAGTTTAAGACCAAACCGATTTTCCCCACTCATTCCAACAAACATGATTGAGGAAAATGATGAGAACTCTATGCAGTTTGTAGAAAATAGTAGCTTCCTTATTGATGGAAAATATCTTCTGGGAGGTACTCAATTAGACCAGACAAATCCTTTTGCAGCAATTTATGCGGGAGGAAGAACTAATTTCACCAATCGAGAATTTCAGTTTAATACAGGGATTGGTGCAGATTTGGGAGGTATAATCAAAGGCTTAAGTTTTCATTCCAATTTTGGGGTAGATTATTCAACATCCTATAATCAGTCATATAACAATGAATACGCTGTATATCAACCTAGTTGGACAAATTACAATGGCTCTGACATGATTTCAGGTCTTACTCAGTTTGGTCAAGATGCTAGATCGGGAGTCCAAAATATAAGTGATAGTTGGTACAGGCAGACACTATCATTTTCAGGACAGTTTGATTACGAAACCAAAATAGAAGAAGATCATAATATATCTGCAATGCTTATTGCTAACGGTTTTCAGCAATCTATTTCTCAGGAATATCATCGTACTAGTAATGCTAACCTTGGTATATATTTGGGTTATGATTACTTAGATAAATATTTTGCAAACTTTAGTGGTGCCTTTGTCCATTCGGCCAAATTGCCTGAAGGAAATCGACAGGCTTTTTCTCCAACTCTTACCTTCGGATGGCGTTTAAGTGAAGAAAATTTTCTTCGAAATTCTAATGTAATAGATAATTTAAAACTTACCGCTTCTGCAGGAATTTTGCATACCGATATAGATATACAGGATTACTTTCTTTACCAAAGTATCTATACTCAAACAGATGGAGCTTGGTTTAACTGGCGAGATGGTGCTTTAAGCCGTTCGATAGATTCAAGAAGAGGACAAAATGATGATTTAACTTTTGCTAAGAGAGAAGAAATTAATTTTGGAGTAGAGGCGTCGTTATTTGATAAGCTTTTTCAGATTCAGGGATCATTTTTTGCGAACAGGATGACAGGAGGTATCGTACAGGCTTCTATCTTATACCCAAACTATTTCAGTACAGGTTGGCCAAACTCTTCTTTTATTCCTTATGTCAACTATAATGATGACCAAAGGATCGGATTTGATTTCCGAGCAGATTGGAATCAACAATTTGGAAATATAGAGACTAAACTTGGAATAGTGGGGACCTACTATGAAACTAAGGCCACAAAAAGAGCTGAATTGTTTGAGGATGCCTATCAAAATAGACAGGGAAATCCTTTAGACGCTATTTGGGGATTGGAGAGTGAAGGCTTGTTTAGTAATGATGAAGAAATCGATAACTCAGCATCGCAAAGTTTTGGTGAGGTTGCACCGGGAGATATAAAATATGTCGATCAAAATGGAGATGGAGTTATAGATAATCAAGATGAGGTATACCTAGGCAAAGGTGGTTGGTATGGTGCTCCTTTTACCTTAGGTGTTAACTTTACTGCAAAATGGAAGAATCTTACTTTCTTTGCACTGGGTATAGGACGATTTGGAGCTCATGCCATGAAAAATAACTCTTATTTTTGGATGGATGGCGAAGATAAATATTCAGTAATAGCTCGAGATCGTTGGACACCGGAAACCAGTGAAACGGCAACATATCCAAGATTAACAACAACCAATAGCAATAATAATTTTAGGTCTTCAGATTTCTGGCTTTATAGTACAGATCGTTTTGATCTGGCAAAAGTTCAAATATCCTATAACTTGCCAAAAGCGTTATTTCGTAAGTCTTTTGTAGAGGAGTTGGGTGTATATGTTAATGGGGCTAATCTTTTAACCATATCTCCTGAAAGAGAAATTTTGGAGTTAAACGTTGGAAGTGCGCCTCAAAACAGGTTTTATAATCTGGGTTTAAAAGCAATATTTTAA
- a CDS encoding RagB/SusD family nutrient uptake outer membrane protein, translating to MKNCFKNIIKFNLAISLLMIVSSCEDYLDREADSIVSEEEAFKNFTNFQGFTEELYHCIPNFTNAYWTNSWNWGDDEIQSTARDFHILPKFENGNFWAWQHEFDGWDAGWMNRNDASTNDPNDQRMSKDLWTLGWYGIRKVNLGLANMDKLTDATQEEKDLIKGQLLFFRGWFHFQFIQYFGGLPYIDEVLPSDEQLQLPRLSYHEAADLAAKDLRAAADLLPVDWDDTEAGTATLGKNQLRINKIMALGYLGKNYLWAASPLMNQESTGSSQFNTNYAEQAANSFAELLNLTESGEADYSLLPFSDYYLNFYTSGQNWQMPGSNEAIFRGPYFDAHGSSYGTAKQYQPAPILTDGDVKFLPTANYVDFYGMANGMPIEDITQADPESGYDPEYPWRNRDPRFYNDIVYDGVQTVQGSMPEDEEYNRYANLFTDGSYRNIRTGSRTGYLLYKFIPRTANKYDEGYGYGNSLNIHIPWMRLADVYLMYAEAAAQAYGSATGQAPGYSKTAVDAINVVRERAGVGQVADEFLGSLEGFMSEVRRERSVELAFERHRFNDLRRWLLLTESPYTLKKSVEFDRAGELNTDDPSQNRVLNLREEIILERNYSSKHYWLPLKNVDVNMYLEFSQNPGW from the coding sequence ATGAAAAATTGTTTCAAAAACATAATAAAATTCAATTTAGCAATCAGTCTTTTAATGATAGTTTCTTCCTGTGAAGATTATCTAGACAGGGAAGCCGATTCCATTGTCTCTGAAGAAGAAGCATTTAAAAACTTCACTAATTTTCAGGGTTTTACCGAAGAGCTTTACCATTGTATACCTAATTTTACCAACGCATATTGGACCAATTCTTGGAATTGGGGAGACGATGAAATTCAATCTACGGCACGAGATTTTCACATTTTACCAAAGTTTGAAAACGGAAACTTTTGGGCCTGGCAACACGAATTTGATGGTTGGGATGCTGGCTGGATGAACAGAAATGATGCTTCTACTAATGATCCTAATGATCAACGTATGAGCAAGGATTTATGGACATTAGGCTGGTATGGAATACGAAAGGTCAACTTAGGACTTGCCAATATGGATAAGCTTACCGACGCCACTCAGGAAGAAAAAGATTTAATTAAAGGGCAACTTTTATTTTTTAGAGGATGGTTTCACTTTCAGTTTATACAATATTTTGGTGGCTTACCTTATATAGACGAAGTATTGCCCAGTGATGAACAGCTCCAGCTTCCTCGTCTTAGCTATCATGAAGCTGCAGATCTGGCAGCAAAGGATCTAAGGGCCGCAGCAGATTTACTTCCAGTAGATTGGGACGATACGGAAGCCGGTACCGCTACTTTAGGGAAAAATCAATTACGTATTAATAAAATTATGGCTTTAGGCTATCTAGGGAAAAATTATTTATGGGCAGCTAGCCCACTTATGAATCAGGAATCTACTGGTAGTTCTCAGTTTAATACCAACTACGCAGAGCAAGCTGCAAATTCTTTTGCAGAATTGTTGAACCTTACAGAATCGGGAGAAGCAGACTATTCGTTATTACCATTTTCAGATTATTATTTAAATTTTTACACCAGTGGCCAAAACTGGCAAATGCCAGGAAGTAACGAAGCAATTTTTAGGGGACCCTACTTTGATGCACATGGTTCTAGTTATGGAACAGCAAAGCAATATCAACCGGCTCCTATTTTAACCGATGGCGATGTTAAGTTCTTACCTACTGCCAATTACGTAGATTTTTATGGGATGGCTAACGGCATGCCTATAGAAGACATAACTCAAGCAGATCCAGAATCTGGTTATGATCCCGAGTACCCATGGAGGAATAGAGATCCCCGGTTCTATAATGATATAGTTTATGATGGAGTACAAACGGTACAGGGGTCTATGCCTGAAGATGAAGAATATAATCGTTATGCTAATCTATTTACCGATGGAAGTTACAGAAATATAAGAACCGGTAGTAGAACTGGTTATTTACTATACAAATTTATTCCAAGGACTGCCAATAAATATGATGAAGGATATGGCTATGGTAATAGCCTAAATATTCATATTCCATGGATGCGGTTGGCTGATGTATATCTAATGTATGCTGAAGCAGCGGCACAAGCTTACGGTTCAGCAACCGGGCAGGCTCCAGGATACAGTAAAACTGCGGTTGATGCTATTAATGTTGTAAGAGAAAGAGCTGGCGTTGGTCAGGTAGCAGATGAATTTTTAGGATCTCTAGAAGGTTTTATGAGTGAAGTACGCCGGGAGCGATCAGTAGAGCTGGCTTTTGAAAGACACAGGTTTAACGATTTAAGAAGATGGTTATTATTAACCGAAAGCCCATACACTTTAAAGAAATCTGTAGAGTTTGATCGCGCAGGAGAACTGAATACCGATGATCCTTCCCAAAACAGGGTTTTAAATTTAAGGGAGGAAATAATTCTGGAAAGAAATTACAGTAGTAAACACTATTGGCTTCCTTTAAAAAATGTGGATGTAAACATGTATTTGGAATTTAGTCAGAATCCTGGCTGGTAA